From the Streptomyces sp. Tu 2975 genome, one window contains:
- a CDS encoding HAMP domain-containing sensor histidine kinase, whose amino-acid sequence MSRRGPVVSRPGRDERLPLRKSLLGRLLAVSALVAVCSVGATAWLAVQTTSGAIKQEQGRNLADDARIYHTLLGYAATHPRWDGVEATVRDLAHRTGRRVALTTEAREPITDSATGASPPRLPPRASAIVDPLSSDTALAPVSGDSSEAGADRIDPRAVGPFRLPEPERAGLRKIAERTADCLRGYGIGSDIVAGPGGRPRIEVLGDDFERVQSTTACVARELDEPTATEAKALAALNKLTDACLDRQGREPVKLTLGLSWRSPRAAAPPGQDRFARTGEDAVPAPAPTVAPGPAETPVPAGPGNDADDRAVASCVTTARSEQLSAYVASPALLFIGDPESTTVPGFDLSPANTARIAGAAALVLALTVGASVLAAARVVRPLLALTGAAQRMKDGGYSDAVPVPVPAGAVNEVGRLAAAFNDMSAHRARMEGQRKALVSDVAHELRTPLSNIRGWLEGAQDGVADADGAFVSSLLEEAVQLQHIIDDLQDLAEADAGALRLHPEPVRIHDLLGQVAAAHQGMAGTAGVTLTVVSTPADLPGESTADPVKLRQAVGNLLSNAVRHTPPGGSVTLRAHRDAGTVVIDVSDTGEGLSPEDLPHVFDRFWRAEKSRSRRTGGSGLGLAIVRKLTEAHGGMVHAVSTEGKGSVFTLRIPDGGPADSSREA is encoded by the coding sequence GTGTCCCGCCGCGGCCCTGTCGTGTCCCGCCCCGGGCGGGACGAGCGGCTGCCGCTCCGCAAGAGCCTCCTCGGCAGGCTGCTCGCCGTCTCCGCGCTCGTCGCCGTCTGCTCGGTCGGCGCGACCGCGTGGCTCGCCGTACAGACCACCTCCGGCGCCATCAAGCAGGAACAGGGGCGGAACCTCGCCGACGACGCCCGGATATACCACACGCTCCTCGGCTACGCGGCGACCCACCCCCGGTGGGACGGAGTCGAGGCGACCGTACGCGACCTGGCGCACCGGACCGGCAGGCGCGTCGCCCTGACCACCGAGGCACGGGAGCCGATCACCGACTCCGCGACCGGGGCTTCGCCGCCGCGACTGCCTCCCCGGGCGTCCGCGATCGTGGACCCGCTCTCCTCGGACACCGCCCTGGCTCCCGTGTCCGGCGACAGTTCCGAGGCCGGCGCGGACCGTATCGACCCGCGCGCCGTCGGCCCCTTCCGGCTGCCGGAACCCGAACGCGCCGGCCTGCGGAAGATCGCGGAACGGACGGCCGACTGCCTGCGCGGGTACGGCATCGGATCGGACATCGTCGCCGGCCCCGGCGGGCGACCGCGCATCGAGGTCCTGGGCGACGACTTCGAACGCGTCCAGTCCACCACCGCGTGCGTCGCCCGGGAACTGGACGAACCCACCGCGACGGAGGCCAAGGCACTGGCCGCGCTCAACAAGCTCACCGACGCGTGCCTGGACCGACAGGGCCGGGAACCCGTGAAGCTGACTCTGGGCCTCTCCTGGCGCAGCCCCAGGGCGGCGGCGCCACCGGGCCAGGACCGGTTCGCCCGGACCGGCGAGGACGCCGTGCCGGCGCCCGCCCCGACCGTGGCCCCCGGCCCGGCCGAGACCCCGGTGCCCGCAGGGCCCGGCAACGACGCCGACGACCGTGCCGTGGCGTCCTGCGTCACCACCGCACGCAGTGAGCAGCTCAGCGCGTACGTCGCCTCACCCGCCCTGCTGTTCATCGGCGACCCCGAGTCCACCACCGTCCCCGGCTTCGACCTGTCACCCGCGAACACCGCCCGGATCGCCGGCGCCGCGGCGCTCGTCCTGGCCCTCACCGTCGGGGCGTCCGTGCTGGCCGCCGCCCGGGTCGTACGCCCGCTGCTCGCGCTCACCGGCGCGGCACAGCGCATGAAGGACGGGGGATACTCCGACGCCGTCCCGGTCCCGGTCCCGGCCGGCGCCGTCAACGAGGTCGGGCGGCTGGCCGCCGCCTTCAACGACATGTCGGCCCACCGCGCGCGCATGGAAGGCCAACGCAAGGCGCTGGTCAGCGATGTCGCCCACGAGCTGCGCACCCCGCTGAGCAACATCCGCGGCTGGCTGGAGGGAGCACAGGACGGCGTCGCCGACGCCGACGGCGCCTTCGTCTCGTCACTGCTGGAAGAGGCCGTCCAGTTGCAGCACATCATCGACGACCTCCAGGACCTGGCGGAAGCGGACGCCGGCGCGCTGCGCCTGCACCCCGAACCGGTCCGGATACACGACCTCCTCGGCCAGGTCGCGGCAGCACACCAAGGCATGGCCGGGACCGCGGGCGTCACGCTGACGGTGGTGTCGACTCCGGCGGACCTGCCGGGGGAGTCGACCGCGGACCCGGTCAAGCTGCGCCAGGCGGTCGGCAATCTCCTCTCCAACGCCGTACGCCACACGCCGCCCGGCGGCAGCGTCACCTTGCGCGCCCACAGGGACGCGGGGACGGTGGTGATCGATGTCAGCGACACGGGCGAAGGACTGTCGCCCGAGGACCTTCCGCACGTCTTCGACCGCTTTTGGCGGGCGGAGAAGTCACGCAGCCGGCGGACCGGCGGCAGCGGACTCGGGCTCGCGATCGTACGGAAACTCACCGAGGCGCACGGCGGCATGGTGCACGCGGTGAGTACCGAGGGGAAGGGTTCCGTCTTCACACTGCGGATCCCGGACGGCGGGCCGGCGGACAGCAGCCGTGAAGCCTGA
- a CDS encoding class F sortase, producing the protein MSHTHRRTRWARPLASAAAIGCLGLAGCSAAPADPVDSAGTTATAPDPRATPRPTGSTPSPASAIPVEPARVTIASVGVDSALMRLGLNEDGTVQVPPAEKGMTAGWYTGAAVPGEPGPAVIIGHNDTRYGKAVFHDLAKVTKGADIAVRDAAGETAHFTVTAKETVRKNAFPTDKVYGATDDRALRLITCSGRFDSEGHPVDNLIVYAVLR; encoded by the coding sequence ATGTCGCACACGCACCGACGGACGCGGTGGGCCCGGCCCTTGGCCTCGGCCGCCGCCATCGGCTGCCTCGGCCTGGCCGGCTGCTCGGCCGCCCCCGCAGATCCTGTCGACTCCGCCGGCACGACGGCGACCGCCCCGGACCCCCGCGCCACCCCACGACCGACCGGCTCGACACCCTCGCCCGCGTCGGCGATTCCCGTCGAACCCGCGCGCGTGACCATCGCCTCGGTCGGCGTGGACAGCGCCCTGATGCGACTCGGCCTCAACGAGGACGGCACCGTCCAGGTCCCGCCCGCCGAAAAGGGCATGACCGCGGGCTGGTACACCGGAGCGGCCGTCCCCGGCGAGCCCGGACCCGCCGTGATCATCGGCCACAACGACACCCGCTACGGCAAGGCCGTCTTCCACGACCTTGCCAAGGTCACCAAGGGTGCGGACATCGCCGTACGCGACGCCGCCGGCGAAACCGCCCACTTCACCGTCACCGCCAAGGAAACCGTCCGCAAGAACGCCTTCCCCACCGACAAGGTCTACGGCGCGACCGACGACCGCGCCCTGCGCCTGATCACCTGCTCGGGACGGTTCGACAGCGAGGGCCACCCGGTGGACAACCTCATCGTGTACGCCGTACTGCGCTGA